In the genome of Gemmatimonadota bacterium, one region contains:
- a CDS encoding DsbA family protein translates to MKTLYYVADPMCSWCWGFQPVLEKIKKAVPEKLSPVYIMGGLARDTDEPMPDVMQAHIQRAWREVATITGANFNWDFWEKCKPRRCTYPSCRAFYAAQNQGAGTEMFEAIQCAYYQAARNPSDVEVLVALAGEIGLDTPRFARDLSSPETEQQMQDGFNIRRSMNANQFPSLVVRNNASVTFITRGYNDAENVLTRLRAITSGLRL, encoded by the coding sequence ATGAAAACACTTTACTACGTCGCCGACCCCATGTGTTCGTGGTGCTGGGGATTTCAGCCAGTATTGGAAAAAATAAAAAAAGCCGTACCCGAAAAGTTATCACCCGTATATATCATGGGAGGATTGGCGCGCGACACCGATGAACCCATGCCCGATGTGATGCAGGCACATATCCAGCGCGCATGGCGCGAAGTAGCGACGATAACAGGCGCGAATTTTAACTGGGACTTTTGGGAAAAATGCAAACCGCGGCGATGCACATATCCCTCTTGCAGGGCATTTTATGCGGCTCAAAATCAGGGAGCGGGAACTGAAATGTTCGAGGCAATTCAATGCGCCTATTACCAGGCAGCGCGCAACCCCTCAGATGTAGAGGTCCTCGTCGCATTGGCGGGTGAAATCGGATTAGACACACCGCGATTTGCCCGCGATCTATCCTCACCCGAAACAGAACAACAGATGCAAGATGGATTTAATATCAGGCGGTCGATGAATGCCAATCAGTTTCCAAGTCTCGTCGTAAGAAACAACGCGTCCGTAACCTTTATAACCCGAGGATATAACGACGCGGAAAACGTGTTGACGCGCTTGCGAGCTATAACTTCTGGATTACGGCTTTAA
- a CDS encoding tetratricopeptide repeat protein has protein sequence MGFSCCIMGSCYLAKLRKGLKIMRLRYLILALWFLLLMGQADASLRQVFDAFIAGHYEKAEAHLQTLLKTSSDKGEIHFLLGRLAFWDNRLDDAVDHFEKAAKFDPHNANYYWWLGQMYGEKAVTASIFKRFGHARNTKKAMEKVIALDPDHIEARFYLIRYHLEAPGIVGGKKEEAQNLADQIKMRDPIRGYAEQAEIYRSRDEWDKAEQELRTALEKAPSSPRPVLWLGEHLWQTERREEAVELLESYVQQHPFSSRALSTLRTYLLSLKQPDRAYRAAEQCLQITTDSLSVRRNTTISSFEKIITFQARKMNALYALGRILAESGDRLDLGLEYFKECLQILPPGSDRTRGNAYNRIGQIYLHQNEIQKAREAFQTALKWRPKQESARKALEKLDEEKNK, from the coding sequence ATGGGTTTCTCCTGTTGTATAATGGGTAGTTGCTATCTCGCCAAATTACGAAAGGGGTTAAAAATAATGCGTTTGAGATATTTAATTCTGGCTCTGTGGTTTCTACTCTTGATGGGACAGGCCGATGCGTCGTTGCGCCAGGTTTTCGACGCATTTATTGCCGGACACTATGAGAAAGCAGAGGCGCATTTACAAACGCTTCTAAAAACATCGTCGGATAAAGGCGAGATACACTTTCTTTTAGGTCGATTAGCATTTTGGGATAATAGATTAGATGATGCTGTTGACCATTTTGAGAAAGCCGCTAAATTCGATCCCCACAATGCCAATTATTACTGGTGGCTGGGACAAATGTATGGTGAAAAAGCGGTGACAGCCAGCATTTTCAAGAGGTTTGGACACGCTCGCAATACAAAAAAAGCCATGGAAAAAGTCATTGCTCTGGATCCAGACCATATTGAAGCGCGGTTTTACTTGATAAGATATCATCTTGAAGCACCGGGTATTGTAGGGGGAAAAAAAGAAGAAGCACAAAATCTGGCCGATCAGATTAAGATGCGCGATCCCATCAGGGGGTATGCAGAACAAGCTGAAATTTATCGCAGCAGGGATGAGTGGGATAAAGCCGAACAGGAGTTGAGAACCGCATTAGAAAAAGCCCCATCCAGCCCCCGGCCCGTTTTATGGCTTGGCGAGCATCTCTGGCAAACAGAACGTCGTGAAGAAGCCGTTGAGTTGCTCGAATCTTATGTGCAACAACACCCTTTTTCCAGTCGTGCCTTAAGTACGCTCCGTACCTATTTGCTGAGTCTCAAACAACCTGATCGAGCATATCGCGCTGCGGAACAATGTCTCCAGATAACGACCGATTCCCTATCGGTAAGGCGCAATACAACTATTTCATCATTTGAAAAGATAATAACATTTCAAGCACGTAAAATGAATGCATTATACGCTTTGGGACGCATATTAGCGGAATCTGGGGATAGACTTGACCTCGGTCTTGAATACTTCAAAGAGTGTCTGCAAATTCTACCACCAGGTTCAGACCGAACAAGAGGTAACGCATATAACCGGATAGGGCAAATTTATCTTCATCAAAACGAAATCCAAAAGGCTCGCGAGGCGTTCCAAACTGCTCTCAAGTGGAGGCCCAAACAAGAATCTGCCCGCAAAGCACTTGAAAAATTAGATGAAGAAAAAAATAAATAA
- the cysK gene encoding cysteine synthase A, which yields MPEENVIVDDFMQLIGGTPLIRLNNLATSDMAEIVVKMESLNPARTVKDRIALSMIDAAERDGHLKPGMTIVEPTSGNTGIGLAMVATARGYRLILTMPDSMSRERRDLLESYGAELILTPGDLDMPGAVAEAERIVNESPETTFMPQQFNNPANPEIHRQTTAREILEAVDGHLDAFVAGIGTGGTITGVGEVLKAALDHVRVIAVEPAKSPVLSGGEPALHGIQGIGAGFVPSVLNRDIFDALICVRDEDAIKTARKLGREEGILAGISAGANVFAALQIARDLGPGKRVATIICDSGERYFSVPEFLQA from the coding sequence ATGCCTGAAGAAAACGTAATCGTCGATGACTTCATGCAATTGATCGGCGGTACGCCACTAATTCGCTTAAACAACCTGGCGACATCCGACATGGCCGAAATCGTCGTCAAAATGGAATCTTTGAATCCGGCTCGCACGGTAAAAGATCGCATAGCCCTATCCATGATCGATGCCGCAGAACGCGACGGACACTTAAAGCCCGGCATGACCATCGTCGAGCCAACCAGTGGCAACACCGGCATTGGTCTGGCAATGGTCGCAACCGCGCGAGGTTATCGCCTGATACTAACCATGCCCGACTCCATGAGCCGGGAACGACGCGACCTGCTCGAAAGTTACGGCGCCGAATTGATATTAACACCGGGCGACCTCGACATGCCCGGCGCTGTCGCAGAAGCCGAACGAATCGTCAACGAATCACCCGAAACGACCTTTATGCCGCAACAATTCAACAACCCTGCCAACCCGGAAATACACCGCCAAACCACAGCTCGGGAAATATTAGAAGCCGTTGACGGTCACCTCGACGCCTTTGTCGCAGGCATAGGCACGGGAGGAACCATCACAGGCGTGGGCGAAGTCTTAAAAGCCGCATTAGACCATGTGCGCGTAATCGCAGTCGAACCCGCCAAATCCCCAGTCCTATCGGGCGGAGAGCCAGCACTACACGGCATCCAGGGCATCGGCGCAGGATTCGTACCCTCCGTACTCAACCGCGACATCTTTGATGCACTTATATGCGTACGCGACGAAGACGCCATCAAAACGGCTCGCAAACTCGGTCGCGAAGAAGGCATTTTGGCCGGCATATCCGCCGGGGCAAATGTATTCGCCGCCCTGCAAATCGCCCGCGACCTGGGACCGGGCAAGCGGGTTGCAACCATAATCTGCGACTCGGGCGAGCGGTACTTCAGCGTACCTGAATTCTTACAAGCATAG
- a CDS encoding DUF1844 domain-containing protein, whose translation MADQNIPTQDQQNELLFMQLVMMFQGMALQNLGKVMNPVTNQIERNLEQAKNMIDILGMLDEKTKGNLNDNEQRLMEHVLFELRMNYVDELKKDETTEEQTSEEQAEDNTTENEAPEEEKN comes from the coding sequence ATGGCCGACCAAAACATACCGACACAAGATCAACAAAACGAATTGTTATTCATGCAACTGGTCATGATGTTTCAGGGCATGGCATTGCAAAACCTGGGCAAAGTGATGAACCCGGTAACCAACCAGATCGAGCGCAACCTGGAACAGGCGAAAAACATGATTGACATCCTGGGCATGCTGGACGAAAAAACAAAAGGCAACTTAAACGACAACGAGCAAAGATTAATGGAACACGTATTATTTGAACTGAGAATGAACTATGTAGATGAACTCAAAAAAGACGAAACAACAGAAGAGCAGACATCCGAAGAGCAAGCAGAAGATAATACCACTGAAAACGAAGCTCCTGAGGAGGAAAAAAATTGA
- a CDS encoding Uma2 family endonuclease, translated as MSAVALQTDQDALTLHFGSVLRMDRHEFFEFCQTNPDLKMELTCEGDVIIIPLKGSKAGQRNFGLIGQFGIWMQSDETGFGFDSSAGFTLPNGAVRAPDLAWIRRERWEVLSEDEQEEFAPICPDFVVELLSRTDRLETIKDKMQEYIDNGAQLGWLLDPRERNVYVYRPGEEVVCLADPETIYGDPVLPNFKLNVRRLWE; from the coding sequence ATGAGTGCGGTTGCATTACAAACAGATCAAGATGCTCTTACGCTTCATTTCGGGTCTGTATTGCGCATGGACAGGCATGAGTTTTTTGAATTTTGTCAGACCAATCCCGATCTGAAGATGGAACTCACCTGCGAAGGAGATGTGATCATTATCCCGCTAAAAGGGAGCAAAGCTGGACAGAGGAATTTTGGACTTATCGGTCAATTTGGTATTTGGATGCAATCTGATGAAACGGGTTTTGGCTTTGATTCATCCGCGGGTTTTACCCTTCCCAATGGTGCTGTGCGTGCTCCGGATCTGGCGTGGATTAGAAGAGAGCGGTGGGAGGTGCTTTCAGAAGATGAGCAGGAGGAGTTCGCTCCAATTTGTCCCGATTTTGTCGTCGAATTGCTTTCTCGAACAGATCGCCTTGAGACGATAAAAGATAAGATGCAGGAATATATCGATAATGGCGCGCAACTCGGTTGGCTTCTCGATCCGAGAGAGCGAAATGTTTATGTCTATCGTCCAGGTGAAGAGGTCGTTTGTCTGGCTGATCCGGAAACCATTTATGGCGATCCCGTGTTGCCCAATTTTAAACTCAATGTTCGCAGGCTCTGGGAATAG
- a CDS encoding (2Fe-2S)-binding protein translates to MKIEVTVNGEHQSHDVEPRMLLVHFLRDVVGLTGTHVGCETSLCGACSVMLNGDAVKSCTVLAVQADGAEITTIEGLAQNGELHPIQEGFWECHGLQCGFCTPGMIIAAHQLLERNPKPSEADIRRGIEGNLCRCTGYQHIVDAVQYASKKMTT, encoded by the coding sequence GTGAAAATTGAAGTCACTGTGAACGGGGAGCATCAAAGTCACGACGTGGAACCGCGGATGTTGCTCGTGCATTTTTTGCGCGATGTCGTCGGGCTTACTGGCACGCATGTGGGCTGCGAGACCAGCCTATGTGGCGCGTGCAGTGTGATGCTCAATGGAGATGCTGTCAAATCGTGTACGGTTTTGGCAGTGCAAGCCGATGGTGCTGAAATTACGACCATTGAGGGCCTTGCCCAAAATGGTGAATTGCACCCTATTCAGGAGGGCTTCTGGGAGTGTCACGGATTGCAGTGCGGTTTTTGTACCCCGGGCATGATTATTGCCGCGCACCAGCTTTTAGAACGCAATCCCAAACCCAGCGAAGCCGATATTCGTCGCGGTATAGAAGGCAATTTGTGCCGCTGTACAGGGTACCAACACATTGTCGATGCGGTTCAATACGCATCGAAAAAAATGACCACATAG
- the tsaB gene encoding tRNA (adenosine(37)-N6)-threonylcarbamoyltransferase complex dimerization subunit type 1 TsaB, translating into MRYCKLTKFLGIETSTPVCSVALACDARVVVEYTLELGSHHSERLQPMVEMVLREVGLSVGDLDGVAVAAGPGSFTGLRIGMGLAKGLCRGADLVFVCVSTLAGMAFGTGVEGMPVCPMLDARRGDVYAGVYDLVAGDPISKMPDRADAVSNWVTRLPRPVTVVGDGAQAYRDVIVDALGRDAYFANATLGRPTAGAVALLGQARCERGEVDDAETAEPFYLRRTQAERVREARLSGDG; encoded by the coding sequence TTGAGGTATTGCAAGTTGACAAAATTTTTGGGTATTGAGACTTCGACACCGGTATGCAGTGTGGCTTTGGCCTGCGATGCCCGCGTGGTTGTGGAATACACGTTGGAATTGGGTTCACATCATTCGGAACGGTTGCAGCCGATGGTTGAAATGGTGTTGCGGGAGGTGGGTTTAAGTGTTGGCGATCTGGATGGCGTGGCTGTGGCTGCTGGTCCCGGTTCGTTTACGGGGTTGCGTATCGGTATGGGTCTGGCAAAGGGGTTGTGTCGCGGTGCGGATCTTGTGTTTGTGTGCGTGTCAACCCTCGCGGGTATGGCTTTTGGGACAGGGGTAGAAGGGATGCCCGTTTGCCCGATGCTGGATGCCCGGCGAGGCGATGTGTATGCGGGGGTATATGATCTCGTTGCGGGGGATCCGATTTCGAAAATGCCCGATCGCGCAGATGCGGTTTCCAATTGGGTCACGCGTCTGCCGCGTCCCGTGACTGTGGTGGGAGATGGTGCCCAGGCTTATCGCGATGTTATTGTCGATGCGTTGGGACGAGATGCGTATTTTGCAAATGCAACTCTGGGTCGCCCCACTGCTGGGGCTGTTGCGCTGCTGGGGCAGGCGCGTTGCGAACGGGGAGAGGTAGATGATGCGGAGACAGCAGAGCCTTTTTATTTGCGGCGAACACAAGCAGAGCGCGTGCGAGAAGCGCGGTTGAGTGGTGATGGATAA
- the rimI gene encoding ribosomal-protein-alanine N-acetyltransferase codes for MDNSMTPVLVEMIPAHLDQVIKIEKAVFPAPWKRRDFEFARNRENSFCRVVMVECEIAGYVVGFLIGREFHLVNLAIAPDFQRKGLGRKTLKAVFDLLEKMAQVVSLEVRMSNCAAIDLYKKMGFETIAIRKAYYTHPREDALVMLKPLNTRLSDWVSQVFEV; via the coding sequence ATGGATAATTCGATGACACCCGTGCTGGTGGAGATGATCCCTGCGCATCTCGACCAGGTTATAAAAATTGAAAAGGCTGTTTTTCCCGCTCCATGGAAACGCCGCGATTTTGAGTTTGCGCGGAATCGCGAAAATAGTTTTTGCCGGGTGGTTATGGTCGAGTGCGAGATTGCGGGCTATGTTGTGGGTTTTTTGATTGGTCGGGAATTTCATCTGGTGAATTTGGCTATTGCGCCTGATTTTCAAAGAAAGGGGCTGGGCAGAAAAACGCTGAAAGCTGTATTTGATCTGTTGGAGAAAATGGCGCAGGTGGTGTCTTTGGAGGTGCGTATGTCCAATTGTGCTGCGATCGATCTCTATAAGAAGATGGGGTTTGAGACTATAGCGATCAGAAAAGCGTATTATACACACCCTCGCGAAGATGCGCTGGTGATGTTAAAACCGCTCAATACCCGATTGTCCGATTGGGTGTCGCAGGTGTTTGAAGTTTAG
- a CDS encoding VOC family protein, translated as MRINLTSVFVDDQQKALRFYTEILGFRVKHNIPLGKNAWITVVSEEAPEGTELLLEPEEHPAVGPFRTAMVEDRIPSASFAVDDVEAEYERLVAKGVRFVQPPTDLGTVITAVFDDSCGNLIQIAEEKGQP; from the coding sequence ATGAGAATCAACCTGACCAGCGTCTTCGTGGACGACCAGCAGAAGGCGCTTCGATTCTACACGGAGATCCTTGGTTTCCGCGTCAAGCACAACATCCCGCTGGGAAAGAACGCCTGGATCACCGTCGTATCCGAGGAAGCTCCGGAGGGGACGGAGTTGCTGCTTGAACCCGAAGAACACCCCGCAGTCGGTCCATTCAGGACGGCGATGGTGGAGGACAGGATCCCCAGTGCCAGCTTTGCAGTTGATGATGTCGAAGCCGAGTACGAGCGCCTCGTGGCCAAAGGTGTGCGCTTCGTTCAGCCGCCAACGGACCTCGGGACTGTCATTACCGCAGTCTTCGACGATTCATGCGGCAACCTGATCCAGATTGCAGAGGAGAAGGGTCAACCCTGA
- a CDS encoding alpha-L-fucosidase: MSNIPNYLKNYADLYADNPRAAALQWFREARYGLFLHYGLYSLIGRHEWVQLRELIPVAEYAKLIDDFTAENFDAERIAQFAVDCEMKYINITTRHHDSFCLFDTAETDFNSTNAPAGLDLIKELAEACDRHALGLCLYYSHGRDWKHPHAPNNDEWGGQARPKYDPPEPSYATGSAHNLQIYLDFMQAQITELLTNYGPVAAIWLDGVAVPNNGDKAKFKSQELYDYIHSVQPQVLVSYKQGLLGTEDFQAPEHQAVEQANKPMEICTTMCSGPGGKGVSWGYLAEGGHHKTEEEVWKALTAARESGCNLLLNTGPLPDGSLDEKDVPVLLAVGERIRKEGFPK; encoded by the coding sequence ATGAGCAATATCCCCAATTATTTGAAAAATTACGCCGACCTCTACGCCGACAACCCGCGTGCTGCTGCACTACAATGGTTCCGCGAAGCGCGTTACGGCCTGTTCTTACACTACGGACTCTACTCTCTAATAGGGCGACACGAATGGGTACAATTGCGAGAACTCATACCCGTTGCCGAATACGCAAAACTCATAGACGACTTCACCGCTGAAAACTTCGATGCCGAGCGCATCGCGCAATTTGCCGTTGACTGCGAGATGAAATACATCAACATCACCACGCGGCATCACGACTCATTCTGCTTATTCGACACAGCGGAAACGGACTTTAACAGCACCAATGCCCCAGCGGGCCTCGACTTGATCAAAGAACTGGCCGAAGCGTGTGATCGACACGCACTCGGATTGTGTTTGTACTACTCCCATGGACGAGATTGGAAACATCCACATGCCCCCAACAACGACGAATGGGGTGGACAGGCAAGACCCAAATACGACCCGCCCGAACCGAGCTATGCCACTGGCTCCGCGCACAACCTGCAAATATATCTCGACTTTATGCAGGCGCAAATCACAGAACTACTCACAAATTACGGACCCGTAGCCGCAATCTGGCTGGACGGGGTTGCCGTTCCCAACAACGGCGACAAAGCAAAATTTAAGAGTCAGGAACTCTACGACTATATCCACAGCGTACAACCACAGGTACTCGTCTCCTACAAACAGGGCTTGCTGGGCACCGAAGACTTTCAGGCACCCGAACATCAGGCCGTAGAACAGGCAAACAAACCCATGGAAATCTGCACCACAATGTGTTCTGGACCAGGAGGAAAAGGCGTATCCTGGGGCTATCTCGCCGAAGGAGGCCACCACAAAACTGAGGAAGAAGTTTGGAAGGCACTGACAGCAGCGCGGGAAAGCGGTTGCAATCTATTGTTAAACACCGGACCCCTGCCCGATGGATCACTCGACGAAAAAGATGTACCAGTACTGCTCGCAGTGGGCGAACGCATTCGCAAAGAGGGATTTCCGAAATAA
- the ruvA gene encoding Holliday junction branch migration protein RuvA, translating to MIAFLQGQLVEKHPTHVIVDVQGVGYHVNISLSSYESLLVEDGSVNILTHLHVREDAMTLYGFASVSERDLFERLIAVSGIGPPMALKILSGIPIADFRRLVAAEDARGLTRIKGIGQKLAQRLVLEMKDKIGDIAPEDFTSDAVGDADPDVLDEAAAALSGLGANPVQARKVVATVLQEIGDDAPIEEVIKRALRSI from the coding sequence ATGATTGCGTTTCTACAAGGGCAATTGGTCGAAAAACACCCGACCCATGTTATTGTCGATGTTCAGGGCGTGGGGTATCACGTCAATATTTCACTGTCGAGCTATGAATCGCTTTTGGTTGAGGATGGGAGCGTGAATATTCTCACGCATTTGCATGTGAGAGAAGACGCGATGACGCTTTACGGGTTTGCCTCGGTGTCCGAGCGCGATTTGTTTGAGCGCCTGATCGCGGTTTCGGGTATTGGGCCACCGATGGCATTGAAAATTTTGTCCGGTATTCCCATTGCCGATTTCAGGCGGTTGGTTGCCGCAGAAGATGCCCGGGGGTTGACGCGCATCAAAGGCATTGGTCAAAAACTCGCGCAGCGTCTGGTGCTGGAGATGAAGGATAAAATTGGCGATATTGCGCCAGAAGATTTTACATCCGATGCCGTGGGGGATGCAGATCCCGATGTATTAGACGAAGCCGCTGCTGCTCTATCGGGTTTGGGCGCGAATCCAGTACAGGCGCGCAAAGTTGTTGCAACGGTCTTGCAGGAGATAGGCGACGATGCACCGATTGAGGAAGTGATTAAGCGGGCATTGAGGAGTATTTAG
- the ruvB gene encoding Holliday junction branch migration DNA helicase RuvB, which yields MDERFTDPEFQDGDELERDQRIRPIRFDDMVGQEKAKTNLRIAVEAARHRNEAMDHILLHGPPGLGKTTMAYVIAHELGVEIHVTSGPVLERPADLAGILTNLNERDVLFIDEIHRMNRVVEEHLYSAMEDFTLDIMIDSGPSARSYQIPLEPFTMVGATTRLGLLTAPMRSRFGLMERLDFYAPDELQAIVMRAARILGIEIEEDAARVIAHRSRGTARIAGRQLSRSRDYAQARADGVITEEVAVKALALLGVDAKGLDEMDRRLLETLIDKFEGGPVGLNNLGAALSEETGTLEEVYEPYLIQEGFLVRTPRGRQATARAYLHLGKTPPEDGSQSKLF from the coding sequence ATGGATGAACGATTTACCGATCCCGAGTTTCAGGATGGCGACGAACTTGAGCGCGATCAACGGATTCGTCCGATTCGATTTGACGATATGGTCGGGCAAGAAAAGGCGAAGACGAATTTGCGTATTGCTGTGGAGGCTGCGCGTCATCGCAATGAGGCTATGGATCACATTTTGTTGCACGGGCCTCCCGGACTGGGCAAAACGACGATGGCTTATGTGATAGCGCACGAGCTTGGGGTTGAAATTCATGTGACATCGGGACCGGTGCTTGAGCGCCCGGCTGATCTGGCGGGGATTTTGACGAATTTGAATGAGCGCGATGTGCTGTTTATCGATGAGATCCATCGCATGAATCGGGTGGTAGAAGAGCATTTGTATTCGGCAATGGAGGATTTTACGCTGGATATTATGATCGATAGCGGACCGAGTGCCAGATCGTATCAAATTCCGCTTGAACCCTTTACTATGGTGGGCGCAACAACGCGATTGGGACTGCTCACAGCGCCGATGCGATCGCGCTTTGGGTTGATGGAGCGGCTGGATTTTTATGCTCCGGATGAGTTGCAGGCCATTGTGATGAGGGCTGCGCGTATTTTGGGTATTGAGATTGAAGAGGATGCCGCGCGCGTGATTGCCCACAGGTCGCGGGGAACAGCGCGCATTGCCGGGCGTCAGTTGTCGCGGTCTCGCGATTATGCACAGGCGCGTGCCGATGGGGTGATTACAGAAGAAGTTGCGGTTAAGGCGCTGGCATTGTTGGGGGTGGATGCAAAGGGGTTGGATGAAATGGATCGCCGATTGTTGGAAACGCTGATCGATAAATTCGAAGGTGGTCCCGTTGGCTTAAATAATCTGGGTGCTGCGCTGAGTGAAGAGACAGGCACGCTGGAGGAAGTGTATGAACCCTATCTGATTCAGGAGGGGTTCCTGGTGCGCACGCCTCGGGGGCGTCAGGCAACGGCGCGGGCGTATTTGCATTTGGGGAAGACGCCACCTGAAGATGGGTCACAAAGTAAGTTGTTTTGA